Proteins from one Desulfocurvus vexinensis DSM 17965 genomic window:
- a CDS encoding UbiX family flavin prenyltransferase encodes MTETRRIVLAVSGASGMPYALTLARALAAAPGVQTHLIVSDAARVVLARESDATPDDLAALAHATHAAADFAAPPSSGSWRHAGMVVCPCSMATLAAIASGAGTNLIHRAADVTLKERRPLVLVTRETPLSRIHLENMLRATDAGATILPASPGFYHRPASVQDLADQLCGRILDTLGIAHSLSRPWEG; translated from the coding sequence GTGACCGAAACCCGACGCATCGTGCTGGCCGTCAGCGGCGCCAGCGGAATGCCCTACGCCCTGACCCTGGCCCGGGCCCTGGCCGCCGCCCCCGGCGTGCAGACGCATCTCATCGTTTCCGACGCCGCGCGGGTGGTGCTGGCCCGCGAGTCCGACGCCACGCCGGACGACCTCGCCGCCCTGGCCCACGCGACCCACGCCGCCGCCGACTTCGCCGCCCCGCCCTCCAGCGGCTCCTGGCGCCACGCGGGCATGGTCGTGTGCCCCTGCTCCATGGCCACCCTGGCGGCCATCGCCAGCGGCGCAGGCACCAACCTCATCCACCGCGCCGCCGACGTGACCCTCAAGGAGCGCCGCCCCCTGGTACTGGTCACCCGCGAAACCCCGCTCTCGCGCATCCACCTCGAAAACATGCTGCGCGCCACCGACGCCGGGGCGACCATCCTCCCGGCCAGCCCCGGCTTCTACCACCGGCCCGCCAGCGTGCAGGACCTGGCCGACCAGCTCTGCGGGCGCATCCTGGACACCCTGGGCATCGCCCACAGCCTGTCGCGTCCCTGGGAAGGCTGA
- a CDS encoding lipid II:glycine glycyltransferase FemX yields the protein MLDIASKSTTALRPTDILFQTAYWAQVKARLGLRTLAFDLLSAGPWDDVLVLLRRWGGRTIALVPQGPEYAPPEDQRGPFLERFSLALAKRLGPEVAFIRYDLPWASPYAEAMRQGGWSAFPEARVREMRMNMGAQHWNLRKSFEDLTVASSLVVDLRGSEEDLLAAMKPKTRYNIGLARRKGVTVQLGSADNLPDFHALYQQTARRGGFTPCGQRHFAAMFQSLLAATGRTELLFLLARHGADILAGAIVGISQGVAHFLYGASADAKRQLMAPSLMHWEAMRLARQRGCRSYEMGAVSPSDDPAHPFHGLYRFKTGFGGHIEYRSGSWDYPLDHDAYRDFCTAEKLARLDAG from the coding sequence ATGCTCGATATCGCATCCAAATCCACCACGGCACTGCGGCCCACGGACATTCTCTTCCAGACCGCCTACTGGGCGCAGGTCAAGGCGCGCCTGGGCCTGCGGACCCTGGCCTTCGACCTGCTCAGCGCCGGGCCGTGGGACGATGTGCTGGTGCTGCTGCGCCGCTGGGGCGGGCGGACCATCGCCCTGGTGCCCCAGGGGCCGGAGTACGCCCCGCCCGAGGACCAGCGCGGCCCCTTCCTGGAGCGCTTTTCCCTGGCCCTGGCCAAGCGCCTCGGCCCCGAGGTGGCCTTCATCCGCTACGACCTGCCCTGGGCCTCGCCCTACGCCGAGGCCATGCGCCAGGGCGGCTGGAGCGCCTTCCCCGAGGCCCGCGTGCGCGAGATGCGCATGAACATGGGCGCGCAGCACTGGAACCTGCGAAAATCCTTCGAGGATTTGACCGTGGCCAGCTCGCTGGTGGTGGACCTTCGCGGCAGCGAGGAGGACCTGCTCGCGGCCATGAAGCCCAAGACGCGCTACAATATCGGCCTGGCCCGGCGCAAGGGCGTCACGGTCCAGCTCGGCAGCGCGGACAACCTGCCGGATTTCCACGCGCTCTATCAGCAGACCGCGCGGCGCGGCGGCTTCACGCCCTGCGGCCAGCGCCATTTCGCGGCCATGTTCCAGAGCCTGCTGGCGGCCACGGGGCGCACGGAGCTGCTCTTCCTCCTGGCCCGCCACGGCGCGGACATCCTCGCAGGGGCCATCGTCGGCATCTCGCAGGGCGTGGCGCATTTCCTCTACGGCGCCTCGGCCGACGCCAAGCGCCAGCTCATGGCCCCGAGCCTGATGCACTGGGAGGCCATGCGCCTGGCCAGGCAACGCGGCTGCCGCAGCTACGAGATGGGCGCCGTCTCCCCCTCCGACGACCCGGCCCACCCCTTCCACGGCCTCTACCGCTTCAAGACGGGCTTCGGCGGGCACATCGAATACCGCAGCGGCTCCTGGGACTATCCCCTGGACCACGACGCCTACCGCGACTTTTGCACCGCCGAAAAACTCGCACGGCTGGACGCAGGCTGA